One Ferrimicrobium sp. genomic region harbors:
- the crtI gene encoding phytoene desaturase family protein: MPPSVVVVGAGFAGLTAATELARQGARVTVVDRLSHPGGRSGRYDREGFQIDTGPTVFTMPELFRDIFRRAGRNPDDYVTFRRLEPGYHAAFADRDSVDGGGRIATFSDRDQMYAEIETHVSRKEAEAYLQFRRYLEDLFAVEFPSFIDAQLDSVSALLGNPKALVRLVRLRGFQRLPKVVGHYFDDERLQQLFSFQALYAGLSPLRALGIFAIISYMDVVLGVVQPVGGMRAAANALERLARDLGVEFRYGHEVEAFVLHNQSITHVVTDGGTIACDGVITSADPGELAEMLGRPFRRLGGLRWKMSPSCFLSLRGVLGELPATLGHHNIFFGTQWAQAFEDLVDNGRMMSDPSTLVSVPTRSDPELAPADAHIVYALEPTPSLNGRFDWERLGSGFVDRFDRRLERFGVARDLTTSVRHDIDPRDWARMGMDAGTPFSLAHTFFQSGPFRPTMQDPKIPNLVRTGSGTTPGVGLPLVMVSGRLSAGMALGRLR; encoded by the coding sequence ATGCCGCCCTCAGTTGTGGTGGTCGGTGCTGGCTTTGCCGGATTGACGGCAGCTACCGAGCTTGCCCGTCAAGGCGCTCGTGTCACCGTTGTCGATCGACTCTCGCACCCAGGTGGGCGGTCGGGCCGATATGATCGGGAAGGCTTTCAGATTGACACAGGGCCGACCGTGTTTACGATGCCCGAGCTGTTTCGTGATATCTTTCGCCGTGCCGGACGTAATCCTGATGACTACGTCACCTTCCGACGCTTGGAGCCGGGCTATCACGCAGCATTTGCCGACCGTGACAGTGTTGATGGGGGAGGACGAATCGCAACGTTCTCCGATCGAGACCAGATGTATGCCGAGATCGAGACACACGTGTCTCGCAAGGAAGCCGAAGCCTACTTGCAGTTTCGTCGCTATCTTGAGGACCTTTTTGCCGTTGAGTTCCCCTCCTTCATTGACGCACAACTCGATAGTGTGAGTGCTCTGCTTGGCAACCCAAAGGCGCTGGTACGGTTAGTGCGTTTGCGGGGTTTTCAACGGCTACCTAAGGTGGTCGGGCATTATTTCGATGACGAGAGGCTCCAGCAACTCTTCAGCTTTCAGGCGCTCTACGCGGGCCTGTCACCACTACGAGCTCTCGGGATTTTCGCTATCATCAGCTATATGGATGTCGTTCTCGGGGTGGTCCAACCCGTAGGGGGGATGAGGGCAGCAGCGAACGCGCTCGAGCGGCTCGCGCGTGATCTCGGTGTCGAATTTCGGTATGGGCACGAAGTGGAGGCGTTTGTCCTCCATAACCAAAGCATCACCCACGTCGTCACCGATGGCGGAACTATTGCTTGCGATGGGGTCATCACCTCCGCCGACCCTGGCGAGCTGGCGGAGATGCTTGGACGACCGTTCCGAAGGCTCGGCGGTTTGCGCTGGAAGATGTCCCCCTCGTGTTTCCTGTCGCTGCGTGGTGTACTCGGTGAGCTGCCGGCCACCCTTGGCCATCACAACATCTTTTTTGGTACACAGTGGGCGCAAGCTTTTGAGGATCTCGTTGACAACGGACGCATGATGAGTGACCCGTCTACGTTGGTCAGCGTCCCGACTCGGTCAGATCCAGAACTTGCACCAGCCGACGCACACATCGTCTATGCCTTGGAACCAACGCCAAGTCTGAATGGACGATTCGATTGGGAGCGTTTAGGATCAGGATTCGTTGACCGATTCGATCGCAGGCTAGAGCGTTTCGGCGTTGCTCGAGATCTCACCACGTCGGTGCGCCATGACATCGATCCGAGAGATTGGGCTCGCATGGGTATGGATGCGGGTACTCCCTTCTCGCTCGCTCATACCTTCTTCCAGAGTGGCCCGTTCCGGCCAACCATGCAGGACCCGAAAATCCCTAACCTCGTACGCACTGGATCGGGAACGACTCCTGGTGTTGGCCTGCCGTTGGTGATGGTTTCGGGTAGGTTGTCGGCTGGTATGGCCTTGGGTCGGTTGCGGTGA
- a CDS encoding phytoene/squalene synthase family protein, translated as MTARGLPKEIVAPSRALNQAHGKTYYLATLLLARHLRPYVFALYGFCRYVDDIVDVERDDDARRLAKVDSFGERFLAEVARGDSDEPILAATIATIERFNMPISYFERFLGSMRQDFLVRRYPRIDDLLAYMDGSAAVIGEMMLPILGVDNPEAQAPARALGNAFQMTNFLRDINEDLDRGRIYVPEEDIDRFGAWEAFEQRKVTDEFRNLMAFEIARTRRWYAESYAGDDYLRGRALRCIRVARQVYGAILDEIEALDYDVFSARASVARTRRLQLLVRAAVAAC; from the coding sequence GTGACGGCACGGGGGCTTCCTAAGGAGATCGTAGCGCCATCTCGTGCCTTGAACCAGGCGCATGGCAAGACGTACTACTTGGCGACGCTGCTACTGGCGAGGCACTTACGTCCCTATGTATTTGCACTGTATGGTTTTTGTCGTTATGTTGACGACATCGTTGACGTCGAGAGAGATGATGACGCTCGACGCCTGGCGAAGGTGGACTCGTTCGGGGAACGATTTCTTGCCGAGGTTGCTCGCGGTGATTCTGACGAACCGATCCTGGCGGCAACGATTGCAACTATTGAGCGGTTCAACATGCCGATCAGCTATTTTGAGCGATTCTTGGGTTCGATGCGGCAAGACTTTCTCGTGCGTCGGTATCCTCGCATCGATGATCTTCTCGCGTATATGGATGGTTCAGCAGCTGTCATCGGAGAGATGATGTTGCCGATTCTTGGTGTCGATAATCCTGAGGCACAGGCGCCGGCACGGGCGCTGGGGAATGCTTTTCAGATGACTAACTTTCTTCGCGACATCAACGAAGATCTGGATCGAGGTCGTATCTATGTGCCAGAGGAGGATATCGACCGCTTTGGGGCGTGGGAGGCTTTTGAGCAGCGCAAAGTCACCGACGAGTTTCGCAACCTGATGGCTTTTGAGATCGCTCGAACGCGACGTTGGTATGCTGAGTCCTACGCTGGCGATGACTATCTTCGGGGCCGCGCACTGCGATGCATTCGTGTTGCTCGCCAGGTCTATGGCGCGATACTCGACGAGATCGAGGCACTCGATTACGACGTCTTCTCTGCTCGGGCCTCGGTCGCCCGAACGCGACGGCTACAGTTGTTGGTCCGGGCCGCAGTCGCGGCGTGCTAG